From a single Phacochoerus africanus isolate WHEZ1 chromosome 11, ROS_Pafr_v1, whole genome shotgun sequence genomic region:
- the LOC125111723 gene encoding olfactory receptor 51G2, with protein sequence MTPGTLENSSSTSSTFLLSGLPGLGHVHLWVSIPLCFLYLVSILGNCTVLFIIKTEPSLHEPMYLFLSMLALTDLGLSLCTLPTVLGIFWAGARAIGHDACFAQLFFIHCLSFLESSVLLSMAFDRFVAICRPLHYASVLTATVIGRMGLASVGRSVALIFPLPFMLKRFPYRGTPVLSHPYCLHQEVMKWACADIRANSIYGMFVIVSTVGVDLLLILLSYVLILRSVLSVASRAQRLKALNTCAAHTCAVLLFYIPMIGLSVMHRFGKQAPHLVQVIMGFVYLLLPPLMNPIVYSVKTKQIRDRVIRAFCH encoded by the coding sequence ATGACACCGGGGACCCTGGAGAACAGCAGCAGCACGTCCTCCACCTTCCTGCTGAGTGGCCTTCCGGGCCTGGGGCACGTGCACCTCTGGGTCTCCATCCcgctgtgcttcctgtacctggtCTCCATCCTGGGCAACTGCACTGTCCTTTTTATCATTAAGACGGAGCCCTCGCTGCACGAGCCTATGTACCTCTTCCTGTCCATGCTGGCTCTGACGGACCTGGGTCTGTCGCTTTGCACCCTCCCCACGGTGCTAGGCATCTTTTGGGCGGGGGCCCGCGCTATCGGTCACGATGCCTGCTTCGCGCAGCTCTTTTTCATTCACTGCTTGTCCTTCCTGGAGTCCTCCGTGCTGCTGTCTATGGCCTTTGACCGCTTCGTGGCCATTTGCCGCCCTTTGCACTACGCTTCCGTTCTCACCGCCACCGTCATCGGCAGGATGGGCCTGGCTTCCGTGGGCCGCAGTGTGGCGCTCATTTTCCCTCTGCCGTTTATGCTCAAAAGGTTCCCGTACCGAGGCACCCCCGTGCTCTCCCACCCGTACTGCCTCCACCAGGAAGTGATGAAGTGGGCCTGCGCAGACATCAGGGCCAACAGCATCTACGGCATGTTTGTCATCGTTTCCACCGTGGGCGTGGACTTGCTGCTCATTCTCCTCTCCTACGTCCTGATCCTGCGCTCTGTGCTGTCCGTCGCATCCAGGGCCCAGAGGCTGAAGGCGCTGAACACCTGCGCCGCCCACACCTGCGCGGTGCTCCTTTTCTACATCCCCATGATTGGCCTGTCTGTCATGCACCGCTTTGGGAAGCAGGCGCCTCATCTGGTCCAAGTGATCATGGGCTTCGTGTATCTTCTCTTGCCTCCCCTGATGAACCCCATCGTCTACAGCGTGAAGACCAAACAGATCCGGGATCGTGTGATCCGTGCCTTTTGTCATTAA
- the LOC125111805 gene encoding olfactory receptor 51A7, with translation MSALNTSEVQLFLLVGIPGLEYAHVWVSIPICLVYLVAVTGNSTILFIIKTEPSLHEPMYYFLAMLAVSDLGLSFASLPTMLRIFLFNVMEISPDACFAQEFFIHGFTLMESSVLLVMSADRFLAIHYPLRYTSLLTSRRAARLGLSFAIRSLLLVLPFPFTLRRLKYCQKNLLSHSYCLHQDAMKLACSDNKINVLYGFFVALCTMLDLALIVLSYALILKTVLSLASLAERLKALHTCVSHICAVLIFYVPIITLAAMHRFAKHKSPLVVILIGDIFLLLPPLMNPIVYCVKTRQIREKVLGRLFNIRRR, from the coding sequence ATGTCTGCTCTCAATACCTCTGAGGTCCAGCTTTTTCTTCTGGTTGGCATTCCGGGACTGGAATATGCCCACGTGTGGGTCTCCATTCCCATCTGTCTCGTGTATCTGGTCGCCGTCACGGGCAACAGCACCATTCTCTTTATCATAAAGACAGAGCCCTCACTTCACGAGCCCATGTATTATTTCCTTGCCATGTTGGCTGTCTCTGACCTTGGCCTGTCCTTCGCCTCTCTGCCCACCATGCTGAGAATCTTCTTGTTCAACGTGATGGAGATCTCACCCGATGCCTGCTTTGCCCAGGAATTCTTCATCCATGGGTTCACGCTTATGGAATCCTCGGTGCTTCTGGTGATGTCTGCAGATCGCTTTCTTGCCATTCACTATCCCCTGAGATACACGTCCCTCCTCACCAGCCGCAGAGCTGCCAGGCTGGGACTGAGCTTCGCCATCAGAAGCCTTCTCCTAGTGCTGCCGTTCCCCTTCACTCTGAGGCGATTAAAATATTGCCAGAAGAATCTCCTTTCTCACTCGTACTGTCTGCATCAGGACGCCATGAAGCTGGCGTGCTCGGATAACAAGATCAACGTTCTCTATGGCTTCTTTGTTGCTCTCTGCACGATGCTGGACTTGGCCTTAATAGTTCTGTCTTACGCGCTGATCCTGAAGACGGTACTCAGCCTTGCATCTCTGGCAGAGAGGCTCAAGGCCCTTCACACCTGTGTTTCCCACATCTGCGCTGTGCTCATTTTCTACGTACCCATCATCACCCTGGCTGCCATGCACCGCTTCGCCAAGCACAAAAGCCCCCTCGTTGTAATCCTTATCGGAGACATATTCTTGCTGTTGCCGCCCCTAATGAACCCTATTGTGTACTGTGTAAAGACTCGGCAGATCCGGGAGAAGGTCTTGGGGAGGTTGTTTAACATACGGAGGAGATAA
- the LOC125111876 gene encoding olfactory receptor 51G1 translates to MTILNNSSLQKASFFLTGFRGLEDLHGWISLPFCSIYLTVIVGNLTVLHVIRTDVTLHEPMCYFLAMLALTDLGLCLSTLPTVMGIFWFGAREIGIPACFTQLFFIHTLSLVESSVLLSMSIDRYVAICHPLRYSTVLTPARIVRMGLSSVLRSALLILPLPFLLKRFQYCRSHVLAHAYCLHLEIMKLACSSITVNHIYGLFVVACTVGVDSLLIFLSYALILRTVLSIASRQERLRALSTCVSHICAVLLFYTPMIGLSLVHRFGEHLPRLVHLLMSCVYLLVPPLMNPIVYSIKTKQIRQRIAKKFQFIKSLKCFQQD, encoded by the coding sequence ATGACAATCCTGAATAATAGCAGCCTCCAAAAAGCCTCCTTCTTCCTGACGGGCTTCCGAGGTCTGGAAGATCTCCACGGATGGatctctcttcccttctgctcCATCTATTTGACGGTTATCGTAGGAAACCTCACCGTCCTCCACGTCATCCGTACCGATGTCACCCTCCACGAACCCATGTGCTATTTCTTGGCCATGCTGGCGCTCACTGACCTGGGCCTTTGCCTTTCTACACTACCCACTGTCATGGGCATCTTCTGGTTCGGTGCCAGAGAAATCGGTATCCCTGCCTGCTTCACTCAGCTCTTCTTCATCCACACCTTGTCCCTCGTGGAGTCTTCAGTTCTCTTGTCCATGTCCattgaccgctatgtggccatctgccacccaCTGCGTTACTCCACAGTCTTGACACCTGCGCGTATTGTCAGGATGGGACTGAGCTCAGTGCTTAGAAGTGCGTTGCTCATCCTCCCCCTGCCGTTTCTCCTTAAGCGCTTCCAGTACTGCCGCTCCCATGTGTTGGCCCATGCCTACTGTCTGCACCTGGAGATCATGAAGCTGGCCTGCTCTAGCATCACTGTCAATCACATCTACGGGCTCTTTGTTGTGGCCTGCACCGTAGGTGTGGACTCCCTGCTCATCTTCCTCTCCTACGCCCTCATCCTCCGCACGGTCCTGAGCATCGCCTCCCGCCAGGAGCGCCTCCGCGCCCTCAGCACCTGTGTCTCCCACATCTGCGCGGTGCTTCTCTTCTACACGCCCATGATTGGCTTGTCGCTTGTGCACCGCTTCGGTGAACACCTGCCCCGCCTTGTGCACCTCCTCATGTCCTGTGTGTATCTGCTGGTCCCCCCGCTCATGAACCCCATTGTTTACAGCATCAAGACCAAGCAAATCCGCCAACGCATCGCTAAGAAATTTCAGTTTATAAAATCGCTCAAGTGTTTTCAGCAAGATTAG